One Methanofastidiosum sp. genomic region harbors:
- the rimI gene encoding ribosomal protein S18-alanine N-acetyltransferase, translating to MIVRTVVPDDIYAVLDLEYQSFDYPYPPEIINFLYESYRDTFLVIENNAVVVGFAIGIVQKKEGHILVIAIRDDFKRKGVGTFLMKKLMDVYKRKGINRLKLEVRASNTAAISMYTKLGFKITNRLKHYYENGEDGFLLRRENL from the coding sequence ATGATCGTTAGGACTGTAGTACCAGATGATATATATGCTGTATTAGATCTAGAATATCAAAGCTTTGATTACCCCTATCCACCTGAAATAATAAACTTTCTATATGAATCTTACAGAGACACATTTCTTGTCATAGAAAATAACGCTGTTGTTGTTGGGTTTGCCATTGGAATAGTTCAAAAAAAAGAGGGCCATATCCTTGTAATAGCCATAAGAGATGATTTCAAAAGAAAAGGCGTAGGTACATTCCTTATGAAAAAATTAATGGACGTCTACAAAAGAAAAGGCATAAATCGATTGAAACTTGAAGTTAGGGCCAGCAATACTGCAGCGATATCAATGTACACAAAACTTGGATTTAAGATTACTAACAGACTAAAACACTATTATGAAAACGGAGAAGATGGATTCCTTCTAAGAAGAGAAAATCTTTAA
- a CDS encoding Holliday junction resolvase → MSYNRGRNSEVSLVKKLWENGYAALRMPGSGRGQLYPHPDIIAGNGKKYLGIEVKIRAENRCYFKEEDVEKLKVFCNTFGADPYFAVRFVRRWRFFRFQDLEKTPTGYRASFEKGQEFSNVIGEENDR, encoded by the coding sequence ATGTCATATAATAGAGGAAGAAACTCAGAAGTGTCTTTAGTAAAAAAACTTTGGGAAAATGGGTATGCAGCCCTTAGAATGCCGGGTTCTGGCAGAGGGCAATTGTACCCACATCCTGATATTATTGCAGGTAATGGGAAGAAATATCTTGGGATAGAAGTAAAAATAAGGGCAGAAAATAGATGCTATTTCAAAGAGGAAGATGTTGAGAAGCTAAAAGTATTCTGTAATACCTTTGGTGCCGATCCATATTTTGCTGTGAGATTTGTCAGAAGATGGAGATTTTTTAGATTTCAGGATTTAGAAAAAACACCTACTGGTTATAGAGCTTCTTTTGAAAAAGGTCAAGAATTCTCTAATGTCATAGGGGAAGAAAATGATCGTTAG
- a CDS encoding minichromosome maintenance protein MCM, translating to MKLGYEEVVDRFKEFYEAYPDVSEPKYKKLIDKMKIEGKSSLYINFDDIIDFDFDLSEQLLKEPEQILAGPSEALKDVYGAETEKRLTARFLNLPSTEKIDIRNIRAVHINKLIQVEGVVRRTTEVKPEVVEAVFGCERCGEYITVMQDSPVFKTPITCSNPSCGRNGPFKLVKAYSKFVDWQNIKIQEKPEKLKGGRLPWIMDCIIKDDIVDNAQAGNVVNVVGILKTVQENWAKGGGKRTTFSKSIEVNSIEIKEKDIQDLELSEEDEEKILELASDPKICENITNSIAPSIYGNQHVKYAVALQMFSSEARVLPDKTRIRGDSHILLVGDPGVAKSQILKYINLVAPRSIYTSGKGTSAAGLTAAVIRDESSGSFALEAGALVIADNGIACIDEIDKMSNEDRSSIHEAMEQQTISIAKAGIIATLNARASILAAANPKRGRFDSYKPLGEQIDLLPTLLSRFDLIFILTDKPKESDDKKIAEHILKLHSNEKDNSIIPPLDTEDIRKYAIYSKKTIREISLTEEAKNRLLDFYVSIRKKGEEKNTPIPITARQLESLIRLSEARARMRLSDKVMVEDVEDIIQLYMKSIEEIGKDPETGEIDIDMIMTGRPKSQRDKITVIMEIISNLDRKSNNEGALISEVYEEARAENISDSFTRKIIDELKQKGDVYEPRPDRLKLTLL from the coding sequence ATGAAGCTTGGCTATGAAGAGGTTGTTGACAGATTTAAGGAGTTTTACGAGGCCTACCCTGATGTAAGTGAGCCAAAATACAAAAAGCTAATAGATAAAATGAAGATTGAAGGAAAGAGCTCACTCTATATTAATTTTGATGATATTATAGATTTTGACTTTGATCTCTCTGAACAACTTTTGAAAGAGCCTGAACAAATCTTAGCTGGTCCAAGTGAAGCTTTAAAGGATGTTTATGGTGCCGAAACTGAAAAAAGACTCACAGCCAGATTTCTCAATTTACCATCAACTGAGAAGATTGATATTAGAAACATTAGAGCTGTACATATTAATAAATTAATCCAAGTTGAGGGCGTAGTAAGGAGAACGACAGAAGTAAAGCCAGAAGTAGTTGAGGCTGTTTTCGGCTGTGAAAGGTGTGGAGAGTATATTACTGTTATGCAAGATTCGCCAGTTTTTAAAACACCGATAACGTGTTCGAATCCTTCTTGTGGGAGAAATGGTCCTTTCAAACTAGTCAAGGCATATTCGAAATTTGTTGATTGGCAAAATATAAAGATCCAAGAGAAACCTGAAAAATTAAAAGGAGGCAGACTCCCTTGGATTATGGATTGCATAATTAAAGACGATATAGTTGATAACGCTCAGGCCGGAAATGTAGTAAATGTAGTGGGCATATTAAAAACAGTTCAGGAAAATTGGGCAAAAGGCGGCGGTAAAAGAACTACTTTTAGCAAATCCATAGAAGTAAACAGCATTGAGATAAAGGAAAAGGACATTCAAGACTTAGAGTTATCAGAAGAAGATGAAGAAAAGATACTAGAACTAGCTTCTGATCCAAAAATTTGTGAAAATATAACAAATTCTATTGCACCTTCAATTTATGGTAATCAGCATGTGAAGTATGCTGTTGCTTTACAAATGTTCTCAAGTGAAGCAAGAGTGCTTCCCGATAAAACGAGAATAAGAGGAGATTCACATATACTTCTTGTTGGTGATCCTGGAGTTGCCAAATCACAGATTCTTAAATATATCAATCTTGTTGCACCAAGGTCCATTTACACAAGTGGAAAAGGAACTTCTGCAGCCGGACTTACAGCCGCCGTAATAAGGGATGAAAGTTCTGGGAGCTTTGCACTTGAAGCTGGGGCTCTTGTTATTGCAGACAACGGTATTGCCTGTATAGATGAAATTGATAAAATGTCTAATGAAGACCGTTCTTCAATTCATGAAGCTATGGAACAGCAAACTATTTCAATTGCTAAAGCAGGTATTATCGCCACTTTAAATGCAAGAGCATCTATACTTGCAGCTGCAAATCCAAAGAGAGGAAGGTTTGATAGCTACAAGCCGCTTGGAGAACAAATAGATCTTCTTCCAACTCTTCTTTCAAGATTTGATTTAATTTTTATATTGACAGATAAACCAAAGGAAAGTGACGATAAAAAAATTGCGGAGCATATTCTAAAACTTCATTCAAATGAAAAAGATAATTCAATAATACCCCCATTAGACACAGAGGATATAAGGAAATATGCTATTTATTCAAAAAAGACTATTCGAGAGATATCTTTGACAGAAGAAGCAAAAAACAGGCTTTTGGATTTTTATGTTAGTATTAGAAAAAAGGGCGAAGAAAAAAACACACCCATCCCCATTACAGCAAGGCAGCTTGAATCCTTGATAAGATTATCTGAAGCTAGAGCAAGGATGAGACTATCGGATAAAGTTATGGTTGAAGATGTTGAAGATATTATCCAGCTTTATATGAAATCAATTGAGGAGATCGGCAAAGACCCAGAAACTGGAGAAATAGACATAGATATGATTATGACAGGTAGACCAAAATCCCAGAGAGATAAAATTACAGTAATAATGGAAATTATTTCTAATTTAGATAGGAAGAGTAATAATGAAGGTGCTCTTATAAGCGAAGTCTATGAAGAAGCGAGGGCGGAAAACATTAGCGATTCATTTACCCGTAAAATTATAGATGAGTTAAAACAGAAGGGAGACGTATATGAGCCAAGGCCCGATAGGCTAAAATTGACTCTATTGTAG
- a CDS encoding phenylacetate--CoA ligase produces MQKKIEEIRKSQGKLLVKNVKYSWDNIPYYKQKMQEKGVKPEDIKGLDDISKLPFISKEDLRHNYPYGLIATPLDKVVRFHSSSGTTGVPTVVPYTKRDIEVWAELNKRCLETVGANHHDIVQVSYGYGLFTGGLGLHYGAERLGAAVIPTSSGNTMRQIKILKDMKTTTLACTPSYALMISEVIKSNDLKLDELYLARGVFGAEPWSENMRKRIEKGLGLEAFDIYGLTELCGPGVGIECSEHNGLHTWSDHFIVETIDNEGNKTDVDGEGKGELVFTTLQREAMPVLRYRTKDLSWTTWEECACGLLHPRIGRITGRSDDMLIVRGVNVFPSQIEEVLMELKGVGDHYQIIVDRDILDKLMIKVEVTNEIFSDSISELIMLEKEIKRKLFEMLSLGVDVELVEPGQIPRPEGKAKRIIDLRKDM; encoded by the coding sequence TTGCAAAAAAAGATCGAAGAGATAAGGAAATCCCAAGGTAAACTCCTTGTTAAAAATGTCAAATATTCATGGGACAATATCCCTTATTACAAACAAAAAATGCAAGAAAAAGGCGTAAAACCTGAAGATATCAAAGGATTGGACGACATCTCAAAACTTCCATTCATATCAAAAGAGGATCTAAGACATAATTATCCTTATGGATTGATAGCTACACCACTTGATAAAGTTGTTAGATTCCATTCCTCTTCTGGTACGACAGGTGTTCCAACAGTGGTGCCATACACTAAAAGAGACATTGAAGTGTGGGCTGAGTTAAACAAGAGGTGCCTTGAAACAGTTGGTGCAAATCACCATGATATTGTTCAGGTGAGTTATGGCTATGGTCTATTTACAGGGGGGCTTGGACTTCATTATGGTGCTGAAAGACTGGGCGCCGCAGTTATTCCTACTAGCAGTGGAAATACAATGAGACAGATTAAGATACTAAAGGACATGAAGACAACTACTCTAGCATGTACCCCATCTTATGCATTGATGATTTCAGAAGTTATCAAAAGCAATGACTTGAAACTCGATGAACTTTATTTAGCTAGAGGAGTGTTTGGCGCTGAGCCTTGGTCTGAGAATATGAGAAAAAGAATAGAGAAAGGGCTCGGACTTGAAGCCTTTGATATATATGGGCTTACTGAGTTGTGTGGGCCTGGTGTCGGTATTGAATGTTCCGAACATAACGGACTCCATACATGGTCTGACCATTTTATAGTTGAAACAATTGATAATGAAGGAAACAAAACAGATGTAGATGGTGAGGGAAAGGGTGAACTAGTGTTTACAACTCTTCAAAGAGAAGCAATGCCAGTTTTGAGATACAGAACAAAAGATTTGTCTTGGACAACTTGGGAAGAATGTGCATGTGGACTTTTACATCCAAGAATTGGAAGAATTACTGGAAGAAGCGACGATATGTTAATTGTCAGAGGAGTAAATGTTTTCCCGAGCCAGATAGAAGAAGTCTTAATGGAATTAAAAGGCGTTGGAGATCATTATCAAATCATTGTTGACAGAGATATTTTGGACAAGCTTATGATAAAAGTTGAAGTCACAAATGAGATCTTTTCAGACAGTATATCCGAACTCATAATGCTTGAAAAAGAAATTAAGCGAAAGCTCTTTGAAATGTTAAGTCTGGGCGTTGATGTAGAACTTGTAGAACCTGGTCAAATACCAAGGCCTGAAGGGAAAGCAAAAAGAATAATCGATTTAAGAAAGGATATGTAG
- a CDS encoding phage holin family protein has product MIETVPLNKLIELLVKYIGVYIKQGASDAIEEAIKEPVTRLSKIVFLTVGSSILAFSGIVALFISLIFFLKNVLGSYMMAFLIVGIILVIVGAILGYGGYTYGRKDTKRRH; this is encoded by the coding sequence ATGATAGAAACAGTGCCCCTAAACAAACTCATTGAATTACTGGTAAAGTACATTGGAGTATATATCAAGCAAGGGGCTTCGGATGCCATAGAAGAGGCAATAAAAGAGCCTGTGACTAGACTATCAAAGATTGTTTTTCTGACAGTTGGTTCTTCAATACTGGCCTTTTCAGGGATAGTGGCTCTTTTTATTTCACTAATATTCTTCTTAAAGAATGTTCTTGGAAGCTATATGATGGCCTTCTTGATTGTCGGGATAATATTAGTCATTGTAGGGGCTATACTTGGATATGGAGGTTACACTTATGGAAGAAAGGATACAAAAAGAAGACATTGA
- a CDS encoding ABC transporter permease, translating into MRKEVIYLAIKEFKDILREKVYILAFLLQLFIVIGIVLIGTSYAYIQTYVDDPNSQGTFLVYSELEGFSGYLNEESINSVTLRNPEFSGALPQNIDGVIWAEKDSIKILLKNPTSFQDISDPLKRAYLKAKMKDEISGEILNPLSINIYPKDYIYNLADLFFVEIMQTLLIPLILLLPIFLSMNILSDSIVGEKERKTFEILLASPLKRIEIILGKILPTFAISIVQIIIWTIVLSARGISIFNIPLVLIFLSIIMLLLFSISIVFSNISSNITESNLFLTLFMMIVTLIMFVPIPVENSLLKEILSYSPIIPLIKIASNPSVDLLEIGKYMAIYSGLALVSLFIALKGIANDENIRL; encoded by the coding sequence ATGAGAAAAGAAGTCATTTATCTTGCAATAAAAGAGTTTAAAGATATTTTGAGGGAGAAGGTATACATACTTGCTTTTTTACTCCAACTGTTCATAGTAATTGGAATAGTGTTAATAGGAACGTCTTATGCTTACATCCAGACTTATGTTGATGATCCTAATAGCCAAGGCACTTTTCTTGTTTATTCTGAATTAGAAGGATTCTCTGGATACTTAAACGAGGAGTCGATTAATAGTGTTACTTTGAGAAATCCTGAGTTCAGTGGTGCACTCCCCCAAAACATTGATGGTGTTATATGGGCTGAAAAAGATTCAATTAAGATATTACTCAAAAATCCGACTAGCTTTCAAGATATATCAGACCCTCTGAAAAGAGCATATCTAAAAGCAAAGATGAAAGATGAGATCTCAGGTGAAATATTAAATCCTCTATCAATTAATATATACCCCAAGGATTACATCTATAATCTGGCAGATCTGTTCTTTGTGGAAATAATGCAGACTCTTCTGATACCTCTTATCCTGCTTTTGCCTATATTTCTTTCAATGAATATATTATCTGATTCGATAGTTGGGGAAAAAGAAAGAAAAACTTTTGAAATATTACTTGCATCTCCATTAAAAAGGATAGAGATTATTCTTGGCAAGATACTACCAACTTTTGCAATTTCAATTGTCCAGATAATAATATGGACTATAGTTTTAAGTGCCAGAGGTATCTCAATTTTCAATATACCATTGGTTTTAATATTTCTTTCAATAATCATGCTTCTGCTATTTTCCATATCCATAGTTTTTTCAAATATATCTTCAAATATAACAGAGTCAAACCTCTTCCTAACTCTCTTCATGATGATTGTGACTCTCATTATGTTTGTTCCTATACCTGTTGAGAATTCTTTATTAAAAGAGATACTGAGCTATTCTCCCATTATACCTTTGATTAAAATAGCCTCTAATCCTTCTGTAGATTTGTTAGAAATAGGCAAGTATATGGCTATTTATTCTGGACTTGCATTAGTTTCACTATTTATTGCTCTAAAAGGAATTGCTAATGACGAAAATATCCGGTTGTAA